One Haloarchaeobius amylolyticus genomic window, ATCTCGGTCGCGCGCTCGCCCATCGAGGGGTCGCCACCCGCGCCGAGCCCGTTGGTCAGGGACTTGCCGACGAGTATCTTCGTGTCGGCCTCGATCATCTTCAGGTGCTGCTTGTCGGTGTTGATGGCGACCGTGTCGGCCCCGTCGACACCGATGTTGTACAGCCGGTTGACGGTGTTGTTACCCGCGCCACCGCAGCCGACGATGACGATCCGGGGGTCCCCGAACTCGTCGCTGTCGAAGTCCTGCTTCTGTTGCTTCTCGCGTTCTTCGTGCTCGAGGGCGTCCTGAACGATATCCTGCATCGTTACACCCTGGCGTAGGTGCGCTTGTTATCGCTGGCACCGGAACGCTCGGTCTGTTGCTCGTTGAGCATCTCGCGGACGGCCGACCGAATGGCCTCACTTCGATTCGGGAACTCTCCCGTCTCGACCATCTGTTCTACCTCTTCGATCTGCTGTTTCGGAATTCGCAGTGTCACACGCTCCATGGTTGTATTCCCCTGGTAAGACCTCGCGCATGTGCGTCGTTCGCACGCGCATCGTCTTACACGGTGATTACGGGCACGGGAGCCCCGTAAACTCCCGATTCCGCCCTGTGTAAGACAACTGTCTTACGCGACTGTATGCACTGTGTCATACGTAATAAAGGTACCGCCGATAACAGGTCTCGATCTGTCCTACGTCGAGTCGAGCACGTCGGCAGCCGGGGTCCGACGCCCGCAGCTCGGGCAGAACGCCCAGTCCGAGCGCACCTCGTCGCCGCACTCGCAGAACGCCCGATGCGAGGCCTTCTCGCCGCAGTTCGGGCAGTACACGTGGTCCGAATCGACCGTCTCACCGCACTGCCCGCAGGTCGTCTCGTGGGTGTCTCCCGCGGTGTCCGACACACCTGCCACCGGCGACCCGGGAGAGGTGTCCGACACCTGGTCGGACGCCTCGGCGTCGACCTCTCCGGTCGCTTGCACGCCGTCGAGCGCGATGGTGAGGTTCAGGTCCTGGCCGCGACCGGCCATCGCCGCGTCGAGCCGCCGGTCGAGGATCTCGTCGACCCGCGCCTCGACCAGCTCGTCGATCCGGGCCGCCACGAGGTCGTCCAGACTGGCGTGGCTCTCGACGGTAGCCTGCCGGTCGCCCTCGTCGGGGGTGTCGTCGCCGACGTCCCCGTCGAGGTACGCCCGGAGCGCGTCGCGGACGAGCTGGCTCTTGGACTCGTCTCTGGCCTCGAGTCGCTCGACCAGGTCGTCGTCCGCACGCACGGTAATCTTACTCATACCTCTCGTTCGGCTAACGTATTATACGGCAGGTACTTGAATGTATCCCCAAGCGTCTGACGAACGTCTGACGCTGGTTTCAGCTCGTGTGACCTGCTACGATGTACCGGAGCCGGTCGAGATAATAACCCTTATGTCGCCGCCGGCGTCTATCTGAAAGTACGCCCGCCCTTAGCTCAGACTGGTAGAGCAGTCGACTGTAGATCGACTTGTCCCCCGTTCAAATCGGGGAGGGCGGACTGCTTTTCCGCGAACCGTCGAACGTAGTGAGACCGTGAGCGGAATGCACGTTCTGCCGAGCCGATTTGCGCTCGTGAGTCACGCGCAGCGAAGCGAGCATGTCTCACGGTGTTCAACATCGGGAAGGGCGGACTTCTTCTGAAGTCGAGCTGTAGTCGAGGCTGGTACGAGTACCGTACCGAGATAGTGGAGAGAGATTCGGAGAGACACTGGGGCAGTCAGTCGAATTCCTTGATCTCCCTCGTTTCCAGGTCGATGATCGCTTTACAGTCCTCGCACTGTACCTCGCCACCTCCCATCTTGGCGTGTCCCACGTCCTCGGTCACCATGTTGGTCCATTTCGACTCGGCCCAGTTGTTACCGCAGTTTGGGCACATACTTGGTAACCCCGCCATATGACATGATTGCACGTTTTATAGTAAAAATTTTGGCTATTTCTCGCTTCTCCTGTGTAGTTGATGTTATTGGAATGTTCGTTCTAGGGCAAATAACTAGTGGTGGTGGCAAATGAGTCTCGAATATCAACGCAAGCTTTGAATATCAAAATTAATATATTTGATGCTGAGCTGTCAGCGTGTGGCCCGGTGTGGCCGGTCGCGAACCCTCCACCCACGACCGCGATGTTCAAGTGAAGTTGCGCTAGTCCTACGGTAGT contains:
- a CDS encoding ribbon-helix-helix domain-containing protein, yielding MERVTLRIPKQQIEEVEQMVETGEFPNRSEAIRSAVREMLNEQQTERSGASDNKRTYARV
- a CDS encoding double zinc ribbon domain-containing protein — encoded protein: MSKITVRADDDLVERLEARDESKSQLVRDALRAYLDGDVGDDTPDEGDRQATVESHASLDDLVAARIDELVEARVDEILDRRLDAAMAGRGQDLNLTIALDGVQATGEVDAEASDQVSDTSPGSPVAGVSDTAGDTHETTCGQCGETVDSDHVYCPNCGEKASHRAFCECGDEVRSDWAFCPSCGRRTPAADVLDST